One genomic region from Pontibaca methylaminivorans encodes:
- a CDS encoding thioredoxin domain-containing protein — MTRALLVLIVLLAARPAGAALTQAELDRVAAAPPAGAALDLGAARPMVVVFVDFDCGELCDAILAQTAAELLDSGLAPGRDFELVAIGIDPRDPAGAAERMAAAQLPPPIAASTRLLRPDARELARMTQALGYGFAFDGENDRFAHPAARYVLTREGAVTRVLPAFRAEPGDLRLALVEAGAGRTGSLGDRLALLCYGFDAASGRYSLAISRILMVLMFGFGLALAGFIALLLRRERKGGGP, encoded by the coding sequence ATGACCCGTGCGCTGCTTGTCCTTATCGTGCTGCTGGCGGCGCGTCCCGCCGGGGCGGCGCTGACCCAGGCCGAACTCGACCGGGTGGCGGCGGCCCCGCCCGCGGGCGCGGCGCTCGACCTTGGCGCGGCGCGGCCCATGGTGGTCGTCTTCGTCGATTTCGACTGCGGCGAGCTTTGCGATGCGATCCTTGCGCAGACGGCGGCGGAACTGCTCGATTCGGGGCTCGCGCCCGGCCGCGATTTCGAACTGGTCGCGATCGGTATCGACCCGCGCGATCCGGCCGGGGCGGCGGAGCGCATGGCCGCCGCACAGCTTCCGCCCCCGATCGCCGCTTCTACCCGCCTTCTGCGGCCCGATGCGCGCGAGCTTGCCCGGATGACGCAGGCGCTTGGCTACGGCTTTGCGTTCGACGGGGAAAACGACCGCTTCGCGCATCCGGCGGCGCGCTATGTCCTGACCCGGGAGGGCGCCGTGACGCGGGTGCTGCCGGCCTTTCGCGCGGAGCCGGGCGACCTGCGCCTTGCGCTGGTCGAGGCGGGCGCGGGCCGGACCGGATCGCTCGGGGATCGGCTCGCGCTGCTCTGCTATGGATTCGACGCGGCGAGCGGGCGCTATTCGCTGGCGATCTCGCGCATTCTCATGGTGCTCATGTTCGGCTTCGGGCTTGCTCTGGCCGGCTTCATCGCGCTGCTGCTGCGCCGCGAACGGAAGGGGGGCGGCCCGTGA
- the coxB gene encoding cytochrome c oxidase subunit II, which translates to MTWLPRLAQASEGARSFDMLFLVLVLFSSGIVLLVGVLVVVFSVRFRSGSKVSRKRVPRLLAYQIEALWIALTFFAAMVFFWVAGSLMVRQLDPPEDAMEVHVEAKQWMWKASHAGGAREINALHVPAGQPVKLYLNSQDVIHSFFVPAFRLKQDVVPGRTATAWFTATEPGIYHLFCAEFCGTSHAQMTGRIVVMEPGDFARWLADRPEGETLVAEGRALFTSAGCSGCHAEGSNVHAPDLRGLAGRRVALADGRVVVADDAYLRDSILLPERDIVAGYDPIMPDFSNILNSGEVTALVAYLRHLGAAATPAEDNP; encoded by the coding sequence GTGACCTGGCTTCCCCGGCTTGCACAGGCGTCGGAGGGCGCGCGCAGCTTCGACATGCTGTTTCTCGTGCTGGTGCTGTTTTCCTCCGGGATCGTGCTGCTGGTCGGGGTGCTGGTGGTGGTGTTCTCGGTCCGGTTCCGCAGCGGCTCCAAGGTGTCCCGCAAGCGGGTGCCGCGCCTGCTGGCCTATCAGATCGAGGCGCTCTGGATCGCGCTCACCTTTTTCGCGGCGATGGTTTTCTTCTGGGTCGCGGGTTCGCTCATGGTGCGCCAGCTCGACCCGCCGGAGGATGCGATGGAGGTGCATGTCGAGGCCAAGCAATGGATGTGGAAGGCCAGCCATGCGGGCGGCGCGCGGGAGATCAACGCCCTGCACGTGCCGGCCGGGCAGCCGGTCAAGCTCTACCTGAACAGTCAGGACGTGATCCATTCGTTCTTTGTCCCGGCCTTCCGGCTCAAGCAGGACGTGGTGCCGGGGCGGACCGCGACCGCCTGGTTCACCGCCACCGAACCGGGCATCTATCACCTGTTCTGCGCCGAGTTCTGCGGCACCTCGCATGCGCAGATGACCGGGCGGATCGTGGTGATGGAACCGGGTGATTTCGCGCGCTGGCTGGCCGACCGCCCCGAAGGCGAAACCCTGGTCGCCGAGGGGCGCGCGCTTTTCACCAGCGCTGGCTGCTCCGGCTGCCACGCCGAGGGATCGAATGTCCACGCCCCGGATCTGCGCGGGCTCGCCGGGCGGCGGGTGGCGCTGGCCGATGGCCGGGTGGTCGTCGCCGACGATGCCTATCTGCGCGATTCGATCCTGCTGCCGGAGCGCGACATCGTTGCCGGATACGACCCGATCATGCCGGATTTCAGCAACATCCTGAACAGCGGCGAGGTGACGGCGCTCGTGGCCTATCTGCGCCACCTGGGAGCGGCCGCAACGCCCGCGGAGGACAACCCATGA
- the ctaD gene encoding cytochrome c oxidase subunit I, whose translation MTDYTPLSGTPPVPDRRESYLGAGTTVASWLFTTDHKRVAILYAVTLTVFFFIGGAAATLMRIELLTPAGDLVSADGYNKLFTLHGVIMVWFFLVPVIPSTFGNFILPMAVGASDVAFPRLNLLSWYLTLGGGIVALAALLIGGVDTGWTFYTPYSTLYSNSYVSLAAAGVFIAGFGTIATGINMIVTVHLLRARGMTWRRLPLFVWSIYATSIIIVLATPALAVALLMVVADRVFGLAIFDPAQGGDPIIFQHVFWFYSHPAVYIMILPGMGVVTEIITCFARRRVFGYEAMVFAILGIAIFSFFVWGHHMFVSGQSAWASLVFSILSFVIAVPSAIKVFNWSATLYGGYITFEASMLYALGFLGLFTLGGLTGLFVASIPIDVHVHDTYFVVAHFHYIMVGAMVTAFFGGLHYWWPKVTGRHYSETWARLAAILMFVGFNFTFFPQFILGYLGMPRRYHSYPPEYQLWNILSSAGAVILAAAYLIPLVYMGLSLRYGRRAGHNPWRATGLEWATPSPPPRENFTVPPVVDTDPYSYHAATAEPMHRDSTPGRRPPPGEDESGWPR comes from the coding sequence ATGACCGATTACACCCCCTTGTCCGGCACGCCGCCCGTGCCCGACCGGCGCGAAAGCTACCTTGGCGCCGGAACGACGGTGGCATCGTGGCTGTTCACCACCGATCACAAGCGCGTCGCCATTCTTTACGCCGTCACCCTCACCGTCTTTTTCTTCATCGGCGGCGCCGCCGCGACCCTGATGCGCATCGAACTGCTGACCCCGGCCGGCGATCTGGTGAGCGCGGACGGCTACAACAAGCTGTTCACCCTGCACGGGGTGATCATGGTCTGGTTCTTTCTGGTGCCCGTGATCCCGAGCACATTCGGAAACTTCATCCTGCCGATGGCGGTCGGGGCCAGCGATGTCGCCTTTCCGCGGCTCAACCTGCTCAGCTGGTACCTGACCCTCGGCGGCGGGATCGTCGCGCTTGCGGCGCTGCTGATCGGCGGGGTGGATACCGGCTGGACCTTCTACACGCCCTATTCGACGCTCTATTCCAACAGCTACGTCTCGCTGGCGGCGGCCGGGGTGTTCATCGCCGGTTTCGGCACCATCGCCACCGGGATCAACATGATCGTGACGGTCCATCTGCTGCGGGCGCGCGGCATGACCTGGCGGCGGCTGCCGCTGTTCGTCTGGTCGATCTATGCGACCTCCATCATCATCGTGCTGGCAACGCCGGCGCTCGCCGTGGCGCTGCTGATGGTGGTGGCGGACCGGGTGTTCGGGCTGGCGATCTTCGACCCCGCGCAGGGCGGCGACCCGATCATCTTCCAGCATGTGTTCTGGTTCTATTCGCACCCGGCGGTCTATATCATGATCCTGCCCGGCATGGGGGTGGTGACCGAGATCATCACCTGTTTCGCGCGCCGCCGCGTGTTCGGCTATGAGGCGATGGTGTTCGCGATCCTCGGCATCGCCATCTTCAGCTTTTTCGTCTGGGGCCACCACATGTTCGTCTCGGGACAGTCGGCCTGGGCGAGCCTGGTGTTCTCGATCCTGTCCTTCGTCATCGCCGTGCCCTCGGCGATCAAGGTGTTCAACTGGTCGGCGACGCTCTATGGCGGTTACATCACCTTCGAGGCGTCGATGCTCTATGCGCTCGGCTTCCTGGGCCTGTTCACGCTCGGCGGGCTGACCGGGCTGTTCGTGGCCTCGATCCCGATCGACGTGCATGTGCACGACACCTATTTCGTGGTCGCGCATTTCCACTACATCATGGTCGGCGCCATGGTGACCGCCTTCTTCGGCGGGCTGCATTACTGGTGGCCCAAGGTGACCGGCCGCCATTACAGCGAGACATGGGCGCGGCTGGCGGCGATCCTGATGTTCGTCGGCTTCAACTTCACCTTCTTTCCGCAGTTCATCCTCGGCTATCTCGGGATGCCGCGCCGCTATCATTCCTACCCGCCGGAATATCAGCTCTGGAACATCCTCAGTTCGGCCGGGGCGGTGATCCTTGCCGCGGCCTATCTGATCCCGCTGGTCTATATGGGGCTTTCGCTGCGCTACGGGCGGCGGGCGGGGCACAATCCCTGGCGGGCGACCGGGCTCGAATGGGCCACGCCATCGCCGCCGCCGCGCGAGAATTTCACCGTTCCGCCGGTGGTGGATACCGACCCCTACAGCTATCACGCCGCCACGGCCGAACCGATGCACCGCGACAGCACGCCCGGGCGCCGGCCCCCGCCGGGTGAGGACGAGTCCGGGTGGCCGCGATGA
- a CDS encoding cytochrome c oxidase subunit 3, with product MMEARHEPFHDLARQRSAAELGLWVFLASELVFFGGLFAAYALYRHAFPQAFAAAGAQTAVWLGTANTVILLTSSATMAAAVWAGRIGLRRHVLLGLGLTVLLGLAFMGVKGVEYAKDIGESLYPGASGFPIREAGAQVFFSLYWAMTGVHAVHLCIGIGAVAITFWRVRAGRFDWQRTGLLHVLGLYWHLIDLIWIVLFPLLYLMGRGT from the coding sequence ATGATGGAGGCGCGCCACGAACCGTTCCATGATCTTGCGCGCCAGCGCAGCGCCGCCGAACTGGGGCTGTGGGTGTTCCTGGCGTCCGAGCTCGTGTTCTTCGGCGGGCTGTTCGCGGCCTATGCGCTGTATCGTCATGCGTTTCCACAGGCATTCGCCGCCGCCGGGGCGCAGACGGCGGTCTGGCTTGGAACCGCGAATACCGTCATTCTGCTGACCTCGAGCGCGACCATGGCGGCGGCGGTCTGGGCCGGGCGGATCGGCCTGCGCCGCCACGTGCTGCTGGGGCTTGGGCTTACGGTGCTGCTCGGGCTCGCCTTCATGGGGGTGAAGGGGGTGGAATATGCCAAGGACATCGGTGAATCGCTTTATCCCGGCGCGTCCGGCTTCCCGATCCGCGAAGCCGGCGCGCAGGTGTTCTTCAGCCTCTACTGGGCGATGACCGGCGTCCATGCGGTGCACCTTTGCATCGGTATCGGCGCGGTCGCGATCACCTTCTGGCGGGTGCGGGCCGGGCGGTTCGACTGGCAGCGGACCGGGCTTCTGCATGTGCTCGGGCTTTACTGGCATCTGATCGACCTGATCTGGATCGTGCTTTTCCCGCTGCTTTACCTGATGGGGCGCGGGACATGA
- a CDS encoding cytochrome C oxidase subunit IV family protein, whose product MSAPRETGRPWRRAALVWIALMAFLAATVIGAYGPGGEAVKLLLALGIAAVKAGIVILLFMEFGRAGGAARIAGLCGLLWVVLLIALAMTDRGARQQLPPGFGDDRGIQDPGPRRW is encoded by the coding sequence ATGAGCGCGCCGCGGGAAACCGGCCGGCCGTGGCGGCGGGCGGCGCTGGTGTGGATCGCGCTCATGGCGTTTCTGGCCGCAACGGTGATCGGCGCCTACGGGCCGGGGGGCGAGGCGGTGAAGCTGCTGCTTGCGCTTGGCATCGCGGCCGTCAAGGCGGGGATCGTGATCCTGCTTTTCATGGAGTTCGGGCGGGCCGGGGGCGCGGCCCGGATTGCCGGCCTTTGCGGCCTGCTCTGGGTCGTGCTGCTGATCGCGCTTGCCATGACCGACCGCGGCGCCCGCCAGCAGCTTCCGCCGGGCTTTGGCGACGATCGCGGCATCCAGGATCCGGGCCCGCGCCGCTGGTGA
- a CDS encoding thiamine pyrophosphate-requiring protein, with protein MADTVADFILKRLHEWGVRRIYGYPGDGINGLVAALGRDRTIDFIQARHEEEAAFMACAHAKWTGEVGLCIATSGPGAIHLLNGLYDARLDHQPVLAIIGQQARAALGGDYQQEVDLASLFKDVARDYVQTCMVPAQARHLIDRGMRIAMARRMPTALIFPNDVQDEKAVETPPREHGTIHSGVGFSAPCTLPGEADLLRAAEVLNAGRKVAILAGAGALGAAEELVQTANVLGAGVAKALLGKAVLPDDLPYVTGQIGLLGTEPTDWMMRHCDTLLMIGSRFPYSEFLPREGKARGVQIDIDPSMESIRFPMEVNLVGDAAATLRALMPHLEPRENRRWREDIERRVAKWWAGAEKRAHSKADPINPERLFWEASRQMPDGAIISADSGTAANWFARAIRVRAGMKASLSGTLATMCPAVPYSTAAKFCHPDRVAVGFIGDGAMQMLGINGLITIAKFWREWEDPRLVIAVLNNNDLNQVTWELRAMGNSPRVPETQEVPPFDYAAYARALGLRGIRVTAPDQIAPAWEAAFAADRPVVIDALTDPDVVTLPPHVTLSQARSFASAMAKGDPDAGGVLWQTFKRIT; from the coding sequence ATGGCGGATACGGTCGCCGATTTCATCCTCAAGCGCCTGCATGAATGGGGGGTGCGCCGCATCTATGGCTATCCCGGCGACGGCATCAACGGATTGGTCGCCGCGCTGGGGCGTGACCGCACGATCGACTTCATCCAGGCGCGCCACGAGGAAGAGGCCGCATTCATGGCCTGCGCCCATGCCAAATGGACCGGCGAGGTCGGGCTCTGCATCGCGACCTCGGGCCCGGGGGCGATTCACCTGCTGAACGGGCTTTACGATGCCCGGCTCGATCATCAGCCGGTGCTTGCCATCATCGGCCAGCAGGCGCGCGCCGCGCTCGGCGGCGATTACCAGCAGGAGGTGGACCTTGCGTCACTGTTCAAGGACGTGGCGCGCGATTACGTGCAGACCTGCATGGTCCCCGCCCAGGCCCGGCATCTGATCGACCGCGGCATGCGCATCGCCATGGCCCGGCGGATGCCGACGGCGCTGATCTTTCCCAATGACGTGCAGGACGAAAAGGCGGTCGAGACGCCGCCGCGCGAACATGGCACGATCCATTCCGGCGTCGGGTTCTCGGCCCCCTGCACCCTGCCGGGCGAGGCCGACCTGCTCCGCGCCGCCGAAGTCCTGAACGCCGGCAGGAAGGTCGCGATCCTCGCCGGGGCCGGGGCGCTCGGCGCCGCGGAGGAACTGGTGCAGACCGCCAATGTGCTGGGCGCCGGTGTCGCCAAGGCGCTGCTCGGCAAGGCGGTGCTGCCGGACGACCTGCCGTATGTCACCGGGCAGATCGGGCTTCTGGGGACCGAGCCGACCGACTGGATGATGCGCCATTGCGACACGCTGCTGATGATCGGCTCGCGCTTTCCCTATTCGGAGTTTCTCCCCAGGGAGGGAAAGGCCCGCGGCGTGCAGATCGACATCGACCCCTCCATGGAATCGATCCGCTTCCCGATGGAGGTGAACCTGGTCGGGGACGCCGCCGCGACGCTGCGCGCGCTAATGCCGCATCTCGAGCCGCGCGAGAACCGCCGCTGGCGCGAGGACATCGAAAGGCGGGTCGCGAAATGGTGGGCGGGGGCCGAAAAGCGCGCCCACAGCAAGGCCGACCCCATCAATCCCGAACGCCTGTTCTGGGAAGCCTCCCGGCAGATGCCGGACGGGGCCATCATCTCGGCCGATTCCGGCACCGCCGCCAACTGGTTCGCACGCGCGATCAGGGTGCGCGCAGGCATGAAGGCATCCCTGTCGGGAACCCTTGCCACCATGTGCCCGGCGGTGCCCTATTCCACCGCGGCCAAGTTCTGCCACCCCGACCGCGTGGCGGTCGGCTTCATCGGCGACGGGGCGATGCAGATGCTCGGCATCAACGGGCTCATCACCATCGCGAAGTTCTGGCGCGAATGGGAGGATCCCCGGCTGGTCATCGCGGTGCTGAACAACAACGACCTCAATCAGGTCACCTGGGAGCTGCGCGCGATGGGCAACAGCCCCCGCGTGCCGGAAACGCAGGAGGTGCCGCCCTTCGACTATGCCGCCTATGCCCGGGCGCTCGGCCTGCGGGGGATCCGCGTCACCGCCCCCGACCAGATCGCCCCGGCGTGGGAGGCCGCCTTTGCGGCGGACCGCCCGGTGGTCATCGACGCGCTGACCGATCCCGATGTGGTCACCCTGCCGCCCCATGTCACGCTGAGCCAGGCCCGCAGCTTTGCCTCGGCCATGGCCAAGGGCGACCCGGATGCGGGCGGCGTGCTCTGGCAGACCTTCAAGCGGATCACCTGA
- the ku gene encoding non-homologous end joining protein Ku, with translation MAPRALWKGMLRIAEVTCPVALHAAASTSERIAFHTLNRETGHRVRREFIDSETGDPVARDDQVKGYQTAGEDHVILDPEEIAAAVPESDKTLNVTQFIPCGEVDDVYFDRPYYLAPANPGAEDSFHLLREGMRRRRAAALARAVLFRRVRTVLIRAHGLGMIASTLSFDYEVRPAREAFRDIPDLRIKGEMLDLAEHIIDTKRGEFDISAFEDRYEAALAELVKARLEGREPPARPLPERENVVDLMAALRESAGVSGKRSPRRKTARGRR, from the coding sequence ATGGCGCCACGGGCACTCTGGAAGGGGATGCTGCGCATTGCGGAGGTGACCTGCCCGGTCGCGCTGCACGCGGCGGCCTCGACCTCGGAGCGGATCGCCTTTCACACCCTGAACCGCGAGACCGGGCATCGCGTCCGGCGCGAATTCATCGACAGCGAGACCGGCGATCCGGTGGCGCGCGACGACCAGGTCAAGGGCTACCAGACCGCGGGCGAGGATCACGTGATCCTCGACCCAGAGGAAATCGCCGCCGCCGTTCCCGAAAGCGACAAGACCCTGAACGTGACGCAGTTCATCCCCTGCGGGGAGGTGGACGACGTCTATTTCGACCGGCCCTATTACCTTGCCCCGGCCAATCCCGGCGCGGAAGACAGCTTTCACCTGCTGCGCGAGGGGATGCGGCGGCGCAGGGCGGCCGCGCTGGCGCGGGCGGTCCTGTTCCGGCGGGTGCGGACGGTCCTGATCCGGGCGCACGGACTGGGGATGATCGCCTCGACCCTGAGTTTCGATTACGAGGTGCGCCCGGCCCGCGAGGCGTTCCGCGACATCCCCGACCTCAGGATCAAGGGCGAGATGCTCGACCTTGCCGAACATATCATCGACACCAAGCGGGGCGAATTCGACATCTCCGCCTTCGAGGACCGTTACGAGGCCGCGCTTGCCGAACTGGTCAAGGCCCGGCTGGAGGGGCGCGAACCCCCCGCCCGTCCGCTGCCGGAGCGCGAGAATGTGGTCGACCTGATGGCGGCATTGCGCGAAAGCGCCGGGGTGTCCGGCAAGCGTTCGCCGCGTCGCAAGACCGCGCGCGGGCGCCGCTAG
- the ku gene encoding non-homologous end joining protein Ku, producing MAPRPFWKGYLKLSLVTCPVAMMPATSDRDKLRFHTLNARTGNRVVSRYVDAVTGDSLAEEDEVKGYQHGEDEYVMLEDDEIANVALDSTRTIDIDMFVPDDSIGWIWYDRPHYLLPDDPIGEEAFAVIRDAMAASGTVGISRLVLYRRERAVMLKPRGRGIVVWTLRYGDEVRPEADYFPDEPPAPERRTLKLVEELIDAHMAEWSPDMVRDPVQERLQDIIRAKTRKRRPARRKSAPASDAGDNTIDIMEALRRSIGAESRKRH from the coding sequence ATGGCGCCCCGCCCGTTCTGGAAGGGCTATCTGAAACTCTCGCTGGTGACCTGCCCGGTGGCGATGATGCCCGCGACCAGCGATCGCGACAAGCTGCGCTTTCACACCCTGAACGCCCGCACCGGCAACCGGGTCGTCAGCCGCTATGTGGACGCGGTGACCGGCGATTCCCTGGCCGAGGAAGACGAGGTCAAGGGATACCAGCACGGCGAGGACGAATATGTCATGCTCGAGGACGATGAAATCGCGAATGTCGCGCTCGACAGCACGCGAACCATCGACATCGACATGTTCGTGCCCGACGATTCCATCGGCTGGATCTGGTATGACCGCCCGCATTACCTGCTGCCCGACGACCCCATCGGCGAAGAGGCCTTTGCCGTGATCCGCGACGCCATGGCGGCGAGCGGCACCGTGGGGATTTCGCGGCTCGTGCTGTATCGGCGGGAACGGGCGGTGATGCTCAAGCCGCGCGGGCGCGGGATCGTGGTCTGGACCTTGCGCTACGGCGACGAGGTGCGGCCGGAGGCGGATTATTTCCCCGACGAGCCCCCGGCGCCCGAACGGCGGACGCTCAAGCTGGTCGAAGAGCTGATCGACGCGCATATGGCAGAGTGGAGCCCCGACATGGTGCGCGACCCGGTGCAGGAGCGGCTTCAGGACATCATCAGGGCCAAGACCCGCAAGCGCCGCCCCGCACGCAGGAAATCCGCCCCCGCGAGTGATGCCGGCGACAACACCATCGACATCATGGAGGCGCTGCGCCGCAGCATCGGCGCCGAGAGCCGCAAGCGCCACTGA
- the ligD gene encoding DNA ligase D encodes MMALETYRSKRDFTVTPEPAGDEGHAGGDAYVIQKHAARRLHYDLRLELDGALKSWAVTKGPSLVPGEKRLAVEVEDHPLEYGGFEGTIPKGEYGGGAVIVWDRGTWAPIGDADKGFAKGHLEFTLSGDKLRGRWHLVRMRGKPRDKRANWLLIKGEDAEARDEAARDILEERPESVLSGRTVEDVAEGAEPKPRKRARPPAPGDGKKAALPDFVAPALATLRAAPPAGNEWLHEVKFDGYRLQARLDGGALQLLTRGGLDWTGRFGPRVAGALRALPVETALLDGEVVVESGHGASDFPALQADLSAERDDRFLFYLFDLLYLNGRDLRKEPLLRRKALLEDLLRDAAPALRYSAHFAESGTLVLRHACRLSLEGIVSKLADAPYRSGRGRAWVKSKCSARQEFVIGGYAPSTVSDHAIGSLVLGVYEGDELQHVGRVGTGFSAAMAEDLFTRLETLRQTSSPFMAPLTATEARHIRYVRPELVAEVEFRAWTADGHLRHASFRGLREDKPASDIVREASAGRAPAEPRRRVALTHPDRIYWPEAGITKEGLADYHAGIWTRIAPWITGRPLALLRCPTGITGQKFFQKHAWKGMSRAITRIHDSADPQGEPLITVEDLDGLMGLVQAAALEIHPWGATTADWDHPDMITMDLDPGEGVEWGAVIRAAVEVRERLAEQGLAGFVKTSGGKGLHVVAPLRPRADWAAVKAFTKGLADAMAADSPARYVSTISKAKRRGRILIDYLRNQRGQTAVAAFSPRARPGAAVSTPLGWEELDEGIGPTRFTVANVPARLAALRADPWEGFREAAAPIKAARKGRRG; translated from the coding sequence ATGATGGCGCTCGAAACCTACCGCAGCAAACGCGATTTCACCGTCACCCCGGAGCCCGCCGGCGACGAGGGGCACGCCGGGGGCGACGCCTATGTGATCCAGAAACACGCCGCACGGCGGCTGCATTACGACCTGCGGCTGGAACTCGACGGGGCTTTGAAAAGCTGGGCGGTGACCAAGGGGCCAAGCCTCGTGCCCGGTGAAAAGCGCCTCGCGGTCGAGGTCGAGGATCATCCGCTCGAATATGGCGGCTTCGAGGGCACCATTCCAAAGGGCGAATACGGCGGTGGCGCGGTCATCGTCTGGGACCGCGGCACATGGGCGCCGATCGGCGATGCGGACAAGGGGTTCGCCAAGGGCCACCTGGAATTCACCCTGTCGGGCGACAAGCTGCGGGGCCGCTGGCATCTGGTGCGGATGCGCGGCAAGCCACGCGACAAGCGCGCGAACTGGCTGCTGATCAAGGGCGAGGACGCGGAGGCCCGGGACGAGGCCGCCCGCGATATTCTGGAGGAACGCCCGGAATCGGTGCTCTCCGGCCGGACCGTCGAGGACGTCGCCGAAGGCGCGGAGCCGAAGCCGCGCAAACGCGCCCGGCCGCCCGCGCCGGGGGACGGCAAGAAAGCCGCCCTGCCGGATTTCGTCGCGCCGGCACTCGCCACCCTGCGCGCCGCGCCCCCGGCGGGCAACGAATGGCTGCACGAGGTGAAATTCGACGGCTATCGCCTGCAGGCACGGCTGGACGGCGGGGCGCTGCAGTTGCTGACCCGCGGCGGGCTGGACTGGACCGGCCGCTTCGGCCCGCGGGTTGCCGGGGCGCTGCGCGCGCTGCCCGTGGAGACCGCGCTGCTGGATGGCGAAGTGGTGGTCGAGTCGGGGCACGGTGCCTCGGATTTCCCGGCCCTGCAGGCCGACCTGAGCGCAGAGCGCGATGACCGTTTCCTGTTCTACCTGTTCGACCTGCTTTATCTGAACGGGCGCGACCTGCGCAAAGAGCCGCTCCTGCGGCGCAAGGCGCTGCTCGAGGATCTGCTGCGGGATGCCGCCCCTGCCCTGCGCTACAGCGCGCATTTCGCCGAAAGCGGCACGCTGGTGCTGCGCCATGCCTGCCGGCTGTCGCTGGAAGGGATCGTGTCGAAACTGGCCGATGCGCCCTATCGCTCCGGGCGCGGGCGCGCCTGGGTCAAGTCGAAATGCTCGGCGCGGCAGGAATTCGTCATCGGCGGCTATGCGCCTTCGACCGTGTCGGACCATGCCATCGGCTCGCTGGTTCTGGGAGTCTACGAGGGTGACGAATTGCAGCATGTCGGCCGCGTCGGCACCGGGTTTTCGGCAGCAATGGCCGAGGATCTGTTCACCCGGCTGGAAACGCTGCGGCAGACATCCAGCCCCTTCATGGCGCCGCTCACCGCGACCGAGGCGCGTCATATCCGCTATGTCCGCCCCGAACTGGTGGCCGAAGTCGAATTCCGCGCCTGGACGGCGGACGGCCATCTGCGCCATGCGTCGTTCCGCGGCCTGCGCGAGGACAAGCCGGCAAGCGACATCGTCCGCGAAGCCTCCGCCGGGCGCGCCCCCGCCGAGCCCCGCCGCCGCGTCGCGCTTACCCATCCCGACCGGATCTACTGGCCCGAGGCGGGGATCACCAAGGAAGGGCTTGCGGATTATCACGCCGGGATCTGGACCCGTATCGCCCCCTGGATCACCGGCCGGCCCCTCGCGCTGCTGCGCTGCCCGACCGGCATCACGGGGCAGAAATTCTTTCAGAAACACGCCTGGAAGGGCATGAGCCGCGCCATCACCCGCATCCACGACTCCGCCGACCCGCAGGGCGAGCCGCTGATCACCGTCGAGGATCTGGACGGACTGATGGGCCTCGTGCAGGCGGCGGCGCTGGAAATCCACCCCTGGGGGGCGACGACAGCGGACTGGGACCATCCCGACATGATCACCATGGACCTCGACCCCGGTGAGGGCGTGGAATGGGGCGCCGTGATCCGCGCGGCGGTCGAGGTGCGCGAAAGGCTGGCGGAACAGGGGCTTGCGGGCTTCGTCAAGACCTCGGGCGGCAAGGGGCTGCATGTGGTGGCGCCGCTGCGCCCGCGCGCGGACTGGGCCGCCGTCAAGGCCTTTACCAAGGGGCTGGCCGATGCGATGGCGGCGGACAGCCCTGCGCGTTACGTGTCCACGATCAGCAAGGCAAAGCGGCGCGGCCGGATTCTGATCGACTATCTGCGCAACCAGCGCGGGCAGACGGCGGTCGCGGCCTTTTCGCCGCGCGCGCGGCCCGGGGCGGCGGTCTCGACCCCGCTCGGCTGGGAGGAACTCGACGAAGGCATCGGCCCGACCCGCTTTACCGTCGCCAATGTTCCCGCGCGGCTCGCGGCCCTGCGCGCCGATCCATGGGAGGGCTTCCGCGAGGCCGCCGCGCCGATCAAGGCCGCCCGAAAGGGGCGGCGCGGCTGA